One segment of Pan paniscus chromosome 20, NHGRI_mPanPan1-v2.0_pri, whole genome shotgun sequence DNA contains the following:
- the CLASRP gene encoding CLK4-associating serine/arginine rich protein — MWHEARKHERKLRGMMVDYKKRAERRREYYEKIKKDPAQFLQVHGRACKVHLDSAVALAAESPVNMMPWQGDTNNMIDRFDVRAHLDHIPDYTPPLLTTISPEQESDERKCNYERYRGLVQNDFAGISEEQCLYQIYIDELYGGLQRPSEDEKKKLAEKKASIGYTYEDSTVAEVEKAAEKPEEEESAAEEESNSDEDEVIPDIDVEVDVDELNQEQVADLNKQATTYGMADGDFVRMLRKDKEEAEAIKHAKALEEEKAMYSGRRSRRQRREFREKRLRGRKISPPSYARRDSPTYDPYKRSPSESSSESRSRSRSPTPGREEKITFITSFGGSDEEAAAAAAAAAASGVTTGKPPAPPQPGGPAPGRNASARRRSSSSSSSSSSASRTSSSRSSSRSSSRSRRGGGYYRSGRHARSRSRSWSRSRSRSRRYSRSRSRGRRHSGGGSRDGHRYSRSPARRGGYGPRRRSRSRSHSGDRYRRGGRGLRHHSSSRSRSSWSLSPSRSRSLTRSRSHSPSPSQSRSRSRSRSQSPSPSPAREKLTRPAASPAVGEKLKKTEPAAGKETGAAKPKLTPQEKLKLRMQKALNRQFKADKKAAQEKMIQQEHERQEREDELRAMARKIRMKERERREKEREEWERQYSRQSRSPSPRYSREYSSSRRRSRSRSRSPHYRH, encoded by the exons AAGAAGGACCCAGCCCAGTTCCTGCAGGTACATGGCCGAGCTTGCAAGGTGCACCTGGATTCTGCAGTCGCCCTGGCCGCTGAGAGCCCTGTTAATAT GATGCCCTGGCAGGGGGACACCAACAACATGATTGACAGATTCGATGTCCGTGCCCACCTGGACCACATCCCCGACTACACCCCCCCTCTGCTCACCACCAT CTCCCCAGAACAGGAGTCGGACGAACGGAAGTGTAACTACGAGCGCTACAGAGGCCTGGTGCAGAACGACTTTGCCGGCA TCTCAGAGGAGCAGTGCCTGTACCAGATCTACATTGACGAGTTGTACGGAGGCCTCCAGAGACCCAGCGAAGATGAGAAGAAGAA GCTGGCAGAGAAGAAGGCTTCCATCGGTTATACCTACGAGGACAGCACGGTGGCCGAGGTAGAGAAGGCGGCAGAAAAGCCAGAGGAGGAGGAGTCAGCAGCCGAGGAGGAGAGCAACTCGGACGAAGATGAGGTCATCCCCGACATCG ACGTGGAGGTGGACGTGGATGAATTGAACCAGGAGCAGGTGGCAGATCTCAACAAACAGGCCACGACTTATGGCATGGCCGACGGTGACTTCGTCAG GATGCTCCGGAAAGacaaggaggaggcagaggccatCAAGCATGCCAAGGCTCTTGAGGAGGAGAAGGCCATGTACTCG GGACGCCGCTCTCGACGCCAGCGGAGAGAGTTTCGGGAGAAGCGGCTGAGGGGTCGCAAGATCAGCCCACCCAG CTATGCCCGCCGAGACAGCCCCACCTATGACCCCTATAAGCG GTCACCCTCGGAGTCCAGCTCAGAGTCCCGCTCCCGCTCCCGCTCCCCGACCCCGGGCCGCGAGGAGAAGATCACGTTCATCACCAGTTTTGGGGGCAGCGATGAGGAGGCAGCCGCAGCCGCTGCTGCCGCAGCAGCATCAGGAGTCACCACAGGGAAGCCCCCCGCACCTCCCCAGCCTGGCGGCCCCGCCCCGGGACGTAATGCCAGCGCCCG CCgccgctcctcctcctcctcctcctcctcctcttctgcctcGAGGACCTCCAGTTCCCGCTCCAGCTCTCGCTCCAGCTCCCGCTCTCGCCGTGGTGGGGGCTACTACCGTTCCGGCCGCCACGCCCGCTCCCGGTCCCGCTCCTGGTCCCGCTCCCGCTCCCGCTCCCGGCGATATTCCCGGTCCCGTAGCCGTGGCCGGCGGCACTCAGGTGGGGGCTCCCGAGACGGACACCGGTACTCCCGCTCGCCCGCCCGGCGTGGTGGTTACGGGCCCCGGCGCAGAAGCAG GAGCCGCTCCCACTCAGGGGACCGCTACAGGCGGGGCGGCCGGGGCCTCAGGCACCACAGCAGTAGCCGCAGCCGCAGCAGCTGGTCCCTCAGCCCGTCCCGCAGTCGCAGCCTGACTCGCAGCCGCAGCCatagccccagccccagccagagccgcagccgcagccgcagccgcagCCAAAGCCCCTCGCCATCACCCGCAAGAGAGAAGCTGACCAGGCCGGCCGCGTCCCCTGCTGTGGGCGAGAAGCTGAAAAA gaccgAACCTGCCGCTGGTAAAGAGACAGGAGCTGCCAAA cccaagCTGACGCCTCAGGAGAAGCTGAAACTGAGGATGCAGAAGGCGCTGAACAGGCAGT TCAAGGCGGATAAGAAGGCAGCACAAGAAAAGATGATCCAGCAGGAGCATGAGCGGCAG GAGCGGGAAGACGAGCTTCGAGCCATGGCCCGCAAGATCCGCATGAA GGAGCGGGAACGccgagagaaggagagagaagagtgggaaCGCCAGTACAGCCGGCAGAGCCGCTCACCCTCCCCCCGATACA gTCGAGAATACAGCTCTTCTCGAAG gCGCTCAAGGTCCCGATCCCGAAGCCCCCATTACCGACATTAG